A single Phragmites australis chromosome 4, lpPhrAust1.1, whole genome shotgun sequence DNA region contains:
- the LOC133914114 gene encoding early nodulin-like protein 17 — MGRGRVAAALLLALAACAALPATTTANKISINWKPNTNYSDWEQQHSPFYKGDWLVFYYTAGQADVVQVDEVGYNKCDASHAIYNYSKGRSFAFELNETKTYYFICSYGYCYGGMRLAIKSQKLPPPSPPPSSDRSGAVTGLVSFARSHAPLLYAAVAVLAALLRVV; from the exons ATGGGCCGGGGGAGGGTGGCGGCTGCGCTTCTGCTGGCGCTGGCGGCGTGCGCTGCGctgccggcgacgacgacggcgaacAAGATCAGCATCAACTGGAAGCCCAACACCAACTACTCCGACTGGGAGCAGCAGCACAGCCCCTTCTACAAGGGCGACTGGCTCG TGTTCTACTACACGGCGGGGCAGGCGGACGTGGTGCAGGTGGACGAGGTCGGGTACAACAAGTGCGACGCGTCCCACGCCATCTACAACTACAGCAAGGGCCGCAGCTTCGCCTTCGAGCTCAACGAGACCAAGACCTACTATTTCATCTGCAGCTACGGTTACTGCTACGGCGGCATGCGCCTCGCCATCAAGTCCCagaagctgccgccgccgtccccgccgcccTCCAGCGACAGGTCCGGCGCCGTCACCGGCCTCGTCTCCTTCGCCAGATCCCACGCGCCGCTCCTCTACGCCGCCGTCGCGGTACTCGCCGCGCTCCTCAGGGTGGTCTAG